In the Streptomyces sp. NBC_00193 genome, CTGCCGGCACCGCCCCGTCATCCGCGGCTTCCGCCCCGGAGGCCGGATCCGCCACGGATCCCGCCGCGCAGCTCAAGGCCCTGGCCCGCCGGGAGTCCGGCGACAAGCTCGCCACCGGCCGGGCCGACGCCCCCGTCGTCCTGATCGAGTACTCCGACTTCAAGTGCGGCTACTGCGGAAAGTTCGCCCGCGACACCGAGCCCGAGCTCGTGAAGAAGTACGTGGAGGACGGCACCCTGCGCATCGAGTGGCGCAACTTCCCGATCTTCGGCGCCGACTCCGAGGCCGCCGCCAAGGCCGCCTGGGCGGCGGGGCAGCAGGACCGCTTCGCGCAGTTCCACGCGGCCGCGTACGCCGAGGGCGCCAAGGAGAAGGGCTTCGGCGCGGAGCGGCTGACCGAACTGGCGCGGGAGGCCGGGGTCCCGGACCTGGAGCGCTTCGAGAAGGACAGGGCGGGGGAGCAGGCCGCCGCCGCTCTGGCCAAGGATCAGGAGGAGGGCTACCGCATCGGCGTGACCTCCACCCCGTCCTTCCTGATCAACGGGCAGCCCATCGCGGGAGCCCAGCCCCCGGCGGCCTTCGACGCCGCCATCGCGAAGGCCAAGGCACAGGCGCAGGCGCAGGCGGCCGCGAAGTGACCGACGCCGGATACCTGGCCGCCCTGCTCGGCGGCCTCCTCGCGCTGCTCAGCCCGTGCAGCGCGCTGCTCCTGCCCGCCTTCTTCGCGTACTCCATCGACTCCACCTCCCGGCTGCTGGCGCGCACCGGGATCTTCTACGCGGGCCTCGCGAGCACCCTCGTACCGCTCGGGGCGGCGGGTTCGTACGCCGGACGGTTCTTCCACGGCAACCGCGAGGCCCTCGTGCTGGCCGGCGGCTGGCTGATCATCGGGCTCGGCCTCGCCCAGATCCTGGGCCTGGGCTTCGCCTCGAAGCGGATCTCGGAGCTGTCGGGGAAGATCCGGCCGACCACCGCCCTGTCGGTGTACGCGCTCGGCGCCGTCTACGGGCTGGCCGGCTTCTGCGCCGGGCCCATCCTCGGCAGCATCCTCACGGTGGCGGCGGTCAGCGGCAGCCCGGTCTACGGAGGCCTGCTGCTGGCGGTGTACGCCCTGGGCATGGCCGTGCCGCTGTTCGTGCTGGCCCTGCTCTGGGAGCGCTTCGACCTGGGCCGCCGGCGCTGGCTGCGCGGCCGCGCCTTCTCGGTCGGCCGCTTCGAACTGCACACGACCTCGCTCGCCTCGGGCCTGTTCTTCGTCCTGCTCGGGACGCTGTTCCTGGCCTACGACGGGGCGAGCGCCCTGCCGGGGCTGCTGGACGTGGACGATTCCTTCGCGGTGGAGCAGCGCGTGCAGGCGGTCGCGGACGCGGTCCCGGACTGGGCGCTGCTCGGGCTGGTGGCCGTGGCGGCGGCGGGCGCGGGCCTGGTGCAGTGGCGCCGGCGGTCCCGGGCGGCGGACGCGAGTGCGAGCGCGGGTGTGGGTGTGGAAGGGGAATGACGAAGAAGGCCCCGTCCGATGGACGGGGCCTTCTTGATTCTGGTGGCTGGGGCCGGGGTCGAACCGGCGACCTATCGCTTTTCAGGCGATCGCTCGTACCAACTGAGCTACCCAGCCACGAAACCGTTTCCGGCTTCAGCGAACCTGACGGGACTTGAACCCGCGACCTCCACCTTGACAGGGTGGCGAGCTAACCAACTGCTCCACAGGTCCTTGCAATGTGCGAGCACAAGTCTCGCACACGGTAATGCGTACCCCCAACGGGATTCGAACCCGTGCTACCGCCTTGAAAGGGCGGCGTCCTGGGCCACTAGACGATGAGGGCTAAAGGCCCGCCGGGCACTTTCCAGCGCGTCGGGGACGTGAGAAGCATATGGGATCCCGGCGGCGATCGCCAAAACGGTTTCCGTGGGCGGGTCAGCGGCGGGTCGGAGGCGGGCCGACGGAGGCCCAGAGGTGGCCCGGAGAAGACCCGGGAGGTCAGCCCCAGCCCAGTTCGTGGAGCCGCTCGTCGTCGATGCCGAAGTGGTGGGCGATCTCGTGGACCACCGTCACGGCGACCTCGTGGACCACCTCGTCCGTGCTCTCGCACATCCGCAGGGTCGGCCCCATGTAGATCGAGATCCGGTCGGGCAGGACCCCGGCGTACCACTCCCCGCGCTCCGTGAGCGGGGTCCCTTCGTAGAGGCCGAGGAGTTCCGGGTCGTCGGAGGCGGGCTCGTCCTCCACGAAGACGGCCACGTTGTCCATGACCCGGGTCAGCTCCTCGGGGATCGAGTCCAGCGCTTCGGCCACCAGCTCTTCGAACGCGTCACGCGTCATCTCCAGCACGGGGCCATTCTCCCGTGCCGCGCTCCGATTGCGGCGGCTCGTTTCCGGCGGGCCGGGACCCGCCGCGCGAGAATGGCCCGGTGGTGACCTGTGAACCCGTGGCGACCTGTGAAGCGGAGTGCGGATGACCCGGCCGGCGGAAGGGGCCGAGGCCATCGACCCGGACGTCGACCTGCACGTGCCGGCGCAGCGCGCCGAACCGCAGCGCCGGGTGCTCGCGGCCGTGGCGGCGGGCGGTGCCGTGGGCGCCGCGGCGCGGTACGGGGTCGGGCTGCTGTGGCCGGCCGCGCCCGGGGCCTTCCCGTGGGGCACCTTCTGGATCAACGTGGCGGGCTGCGCGCTCATCGGCGTCCTCATGGTGCTGATCAGCGAGGGCGGCCGGTCGGCGCATCCCCTCGTACGGCCCTTCCTCGGGGTCGGGGTGCTCGGCGGGTTCACCACCTTCTCCACCTACGCCGCGGACTTCGCGCGGCTCCTCGACGCCGGTGAGGCCGGTACCGCGCTGGCGTACGCCGGGCTCACGGTGGCCGCGGCGCTGGCCGCGGTGTGGGCGGCGGCCGTGGTCACCCGGCGCGCGGTCGGCGACGGGCGGGAGCGCCGGTGAACTGGCTGATCGTCATGGTGGGCGCGGCCGTCGGGGCGCCCCTGCGGTACCTGACCGACCGCGCGGTGCAGGCGCGGCACGACTCGGTGTTCCCCTGGGGGACCTTCGTGGTGAACGCGGCCGCCTCCCTGGTGCTGGGGGCGCTGACCGGCGCGGTGCTGGACGGGGCCGCCTCCTCGCGGCTGAACCTGCTGCTCGGCACCGGGCTGTGCGGGGCGCTGAGCACCTACTCGACGTTCTCCTACGAGACGCTGCGCCTGGCCGAGCGGGGCTGGAAGTTCCTGGCGGCGGCGAACGTGACGGCCTCGGTGCTGGTCGGGCTGGGCGGGGTCACGCTCGGCCACCAGGTGGCGGGACAGCTGTTCGCCTGACGGCGCGCGGCCCGGCTCCCTCAGGGCCTGCTGGGGCGTGTCCCTGACGGGGCACAGGGAGTTGGGCACATTGACCCGCTCATCGCGGACCCTTGCCAGCGTTCCGGAGGTGCCCCGTGCGCCAGTTGTCCGCTTCCCTCGGTTCCCCTCGACCTTCCCGACCCTCCCGCCCCTCCCGCCCCTCCCGATCGCTCCGCCTCGCCGTCGCCGCGCTCGCGGTGGCGGCGACGGCGGGATGCATGAGTGTCGGGGAGGACGCCGCGAAGCCCGGGCCCTCCGCGTCGACGGGCGTCCAGGGCGGCAAGTCCGGTGGAGGCTCCTCGTCCGGGAAGGGCGCCGGTACCCAGGGCGGCGGCCACGGCTCGAAGGGCGGTACGGGGAACCAGGACGGCAAGGCCGGAGGGCCCGGGACCACCACCGGCGCGGCCGGGGCCTCCCCCAGCCCGGGCGCGCCGGCCGGGCCGCCCGGGGCCCCCTCGCCGTCGGCCGGTCCGGGCGGCGGAGCGGGCGGCCAGGGGCCCCAGCAGCCCCCGACGGGCGGTTCGGGCTCCGGGTCGGGCTCCGGCGGAGGCGGCGCCTCCGGGGGTGGCCAGCCCGCCTCCCCGAGCCCGGAACCGCCGAGCCCCGCCCCGCCGGTCTCCCCGCCGCCCGTGACGGAACCCACACCGAGTCCGGAGCCCCCGAAGCCGGATCCGACGGGCGAGCCGGGCGGGCAGCCGTAGGCCCGATACCCGTTCGGCCGCGGTGCGATCCGCCCGCCAGGGGCTGGTGGGCGGATGGTGTTTCCGCAGGTCAGAGCCTTCTTTGGGGGAGCGACTTGCCAGACCCCGGGGAGGGTGCGTATGGTTATAGATCGTTTGATCCCATTGCCCGGCGCCGACTCCGAAGAGCGCCGCGTGGCGCGTACTCTCCCCAGCCGTGGCTGACCGCATTGAGGCGGTCGATTTGCGAATTCACGGAGTTTGGGCGCGTGCCGAGACTCCGGAAGGTTTCGCATTTCGCATGTCCATTTCCAGTTCTGACCGTTCCGTCATGCCCGAGAACGACTCCAACGAGATCGTCGACGCCGAGACCCTTGCGGTCACCGAGGCCATCGAGGCCGTAGTCGCCGACGAGATCATCGAGGCCCTCGAGGCCGACGTGGCGAACCACGAGTCCGACGACTCCTTCGAGGACTCCACCGACGCGTTCGACGACGAGGCTGCGGCCGACGACGCCGACGCCGAGCCCACCCTGACCTTCGGCGACCTCGGTCTGCCGGACGGCATCGTGCGCAAGCTCGCGCAGAACGGTGTCACCGCGCCCTTCCCGATCCAGGCCGCGACCATCCCGGACGCCCTGGCCGGCAAGGACATCCTCGGCCGTGGCCGCACCGGCTCCGGCAAGACCCTCTCCTTCGGTCTGCCGACCCTGGCCTCCCTGGCCGGCGGGCACACCGAGAAGAAGAAGCCCCGCGCGATCATCCTGACGCCGACGCGTGAGCTCGCGATGCAGGTCGCGGACGCTCTCCAGCCCTACGGCGACGTGCTCGGCCTCAAGATGAAGGTCGTCTGCGGCGGTACCTCCATGAGCAACCAGATCTTCGCTCTGGAGCGCGGTGTCGACGTCCTCGTCGCCACCCCGGGCCGTCTGCGCGACATCATCAACCGTGGCGCCTGCTCCCTGGCGAACGTCCAGGTCGCGGTCCTCGACGAGGCCGACCAGATGGCTGACCTGGGCTTCCTGCCCGAGGTCACCGAGCTGCTCGACCAGATCCCCGGCGGCGGCCAGCGCATGCTCTTCTCCGCCACCATGGAGAACGAGATCGGCACCCTGGTCAAGCGCTACCTGACCAACCCCGTCACGCACGAGGTCGACAGCGCGCAGGGCAACGTCACGACCATGACGCACCACGTCCTCGTCGTGAAGCCGAAGGACAAGGCGCCGGTCACGGCCGCCATCGCCGCCCGCAAGGGCCGCACCATCATCTTCGTCCGCACCCAGCTGGGCGCCGACCGCATCGCCGAGCAGCTCATCGAGTCCGGCGTGAAGGCCGACGCGCTGCACGGCGGCATGACGCAGGGTGCCCGTACCCGCGTCCTCGCCGACTTCAAGGACGGCTACGTCAACGCGCTCGTCGCCACCGACGTCGCCGCCCGCGGCATCCACGTCGACGGCATCGACCTGGTCCTGAACGTGGACCCGGCCGGCGACCACAAGGACTACCTGCACCGCTCGGGCCGTACCGCCCGCGCCGGCAAGTCGGGCGTGGTCGTCTCCCTCGCCCTGCCGCACCAGCGCCGCCAGATCTTCCGCCTGATGGAGGACGCGGGCGTCGACGCCTCGCGCCACATCGTCCAGGGCGTCGGCGCCTTCGACCCCGAGGTCGCCGAGATCACCGGTGCCCGTTCGCTGACCCAGGTCCAGGCCGACTCCGCGAACAACGCCGCGAAGCAGGCCGAGCGCGAGGTCGCCGACCTCACCAAGCAGCTCGAGCGCCTGTCGCGCCGTGCCGTCGAGCTGCGCGAGGAGGCCGACCGCCTGGTCGCCCGCTCCGCGCGTGAGCGCGGCGAGGACCCGGAGGCCGCTGTCGCCGAGGTGGTCGAGGCCGCCGAGGCCGAGGTCGCGGCCGCCGTGGCCGAGCCGGTCGCGGAGGAGCGCCCCGCGTTCCAGAGCCGTGACGACCGTGGCAACTACGAGCGCCGTGACAACCGTCGCGACGACCGTGGCGGCGACCGTGGCGGCTTCCGCCGTGACGACCGCGGCGACCGCGGTGGCGACCGTGG is a window encoding:
- a CDS encoding CrcB family protein; translation: MTRPAEGAEAIDPDVDLHVPAQRAEPQRRVLAAVAAGGAVGAAARYGVGLLWPAAPGAFPWGTFWINVAGCALIGVLMVLISEGGRSAHPLVRPFLGVGVLGGFTTFSTYAADFARLLDAGEAGTALAYAGLTVAAALAAVWAAAVVTRRAVGDGRERR
- a CDS encoding DsbA family protein, with the protein product MPASPSPSSSSSSRKPLLISAGVALAAVTLGLVSWQATKPDDGTAGTAPSSAASAPEAGSATDPAAQLKALARRESGDKLATGRADAPVVLIEYSDFKCGYCGKFARDTEPELVKKYVEDGTLRIEWRNFPIFGADSEAAAKAAWAAGQQDRFAQFHAAAYAEGAKEKGFGAERLTELAREAGVPDLERFEKDRAGEQAAAALAKDQEEGYRIGVTSTPSFLINGQPIAGAQPPAAFDAAIAKAKAQAQAQAAAK
- a CDS encoding DEAD/DEAH box helicase translates to MSISSSDRSVMPENDSNEIVDAETLAVTEAIEAVVADEIIEALEADVANHESDDSFEDSTDAFDDEAAADDADAEPTLTFGDLGLPDGIVRKLAQNGVTAPFPIQAATIPDALAGKDILGRGRTGSGKTLSFGLPTLASLAGGHTEKKKPRAIILTPTRELAMQVADALQPYGDVLGLKMKVVCGGTSMSNQIFALERGVDVLVATPGRLRDIINRGACSLANVQVAVLDEADQMADLGFLPEVTELLDQIPGGGQRMLFSATMENEIGTLVKRYLTNPVTHEVDSAQGNVTTMTHHVLVVKPKDKAPVTAAIAARKGRTIIFVRTQLGADRIAEQLIESGVKADALHGGMTQGARTRVLADFKDGYVNALVATDVAARGIHVDGIDLVLNVDPAGDHKDYLHRSGRTARAGKSGVVVSLALPHQRRQIFRLMEDAGVDASRHIVQGVGAFDPEVAEITGARSLTQVQADSANNAAKQAEREVADLTKQLERLSRRAVELREEADRLVARSARERGEDPEAAVAEVVEAAEAEVAAAVAEPVAEERPAFQSRDDRGNYERRDNRRDDRGGDRGGFRRDDRGDRGGDRGGFRSGGDRPTGGGFRRDDRPSGGFNRDDRGGDRGGFRRDDRPSGGFRSGGDRPTGGGFRSGGDRPAGGGFRRDDRPSGGFNRDDRGGFRRDDRPSGGFRSGGDRPTGGGFRSGGDRPAGGGFRSGGDRPTGGGFRRDDRPSGGFNRDDRGGDRGGFRRDDRPTGGGFRSGGDRPAGGGFRSGGDRPTGSTGGSSFGGRRDDKPRWKRND
- a CDS encoding cytochrome c biogenesis CcdA family protein, with protein sequence MTDAGYLAALLGGLLALLSPCSALLLPAFFAYSIDSTSRLLARTGIFYAGLASTLVPLGAAGSYAGRFFHGNREALVLAGGWLIIGLGLAQILGLGFASKRISELSGKIRPTTALSVYALGAVYGLAGFCAGPILGSILTVAAVSGSPVYGGLLLAVYALGMAVPLFVLALLWERFDLGRRRWLRGRAFSVGRFELHTTSLASGLFFVLLGTLFLAYDGASALPGLLDVDDSFAVEQRVQAVADAVPDWALLGLVAVAAAGAGLVQWRRRSRAADASASAGVGVEGE
- a CDS encoding metallopeptidase family protein; the encoded protein is MLEMTRDAFEELVAEALDSIPEELTRVMDNVAVFVEDEPASDDPELLGLYEGTPLTERGEWYAGVLPDRISIYMGPTLRMCESTDEVVHEVAVTVVHEIAHHFGIDDERLHELGWG
- a CDS encoding CrcB family protein, with translation MNWLIVMVGAAVGAPLRYLTDRAVQARHDSVFPWGTFVVNAAASLVLGALTGAVLDGAASSRLNLLLGTGLCGALSTYSTFSYETLRLAERGWKFLAAANVTASVLVGLGGVTLGHQVAGQLFA